Proteins encoded by one window of Streptomyces sp. NBC_01477:
- a CDS encoding rodlin: MRISSALTACALAVTVVAGGAGGASAFGNDRGTTTGNGNGSVQAYGNTVTGGKQSPQIGLIQGSLNKPCVALPVKANVGSLIGLIPITVQDVNVLSSPQNQQCTENSSQTKGDEPLSHVLSDIPILSGNGVGNRR; the protein is encoded by the coding sequence ATGCGTATCAGTAGTGCTCTGACGGCTTGTGCGCTGGCCGTGACAGTGGTGGCCGGCGGTGCCGGTGGCGCCTCGGCGTTCGGCAACGACAGGGGCACCACCACGGGGAACGGCAACGGCTCCGTCCAGGCCTACGGCAACACCGTGACCGGCGGCAAGCAGAGCCCGCAGATCGGCCTGATCCAGGGAAGCCTGAACAAGCCCTGCGTCGCCCTGCCGGTCAAGGCGAACGTCGGCTCGCTGATCGGCCTGATCCCGATCACCGTCCAGGACGTCAACGTGCTGTCGTCGCCGCAGAACCAGCAGTGCACCGAGAACTCGTCCCAGACCAAGGGCGACGAGCCGCTCTCGCACGTCCTGTCCGACATCCCGATCCTGTCCGGCAACGGCGTGGGCAATCGCCGCTGA
- a CDS encoding epoxide hydrolase family protein: MATPHAFPLEPSPLHVPDEVLDDLRARLALTRPPLDEGNEDWSYGVPDSYLRELVAHWRDGYDWRKAEAAINAYEHYRVSVAGVPVHFMRKPGRGPRPVPLILTHGWPWTFWHWSKVIDPLADPAAYGGDPADAFDVIVPSLPGFGFPGPLTGFPDVNFWKVSDLWHTLMTETLGYGRYAAGGCDIGGIISSQLGHKYADQLYGIHIGSGLPLDFFTGPRAWDFAGKRPLTDDQPADVRARIIEQDHRSASHLAVHMLDGATLAHGLSDSPAGLLAWLLERWNAWSDNGGDVESVFSKDDLLTHATIYWVNNSIATSMRYYANANRYPWSPAHDRTPVVQAPVGLTFVTYENPPGIRTADERVRAFKSGPQAAWFNHVNVNAHDHGGHFIPWENPTAWVTDLRRTFRPRRP; the protein is encoded by the coding sequence ATGGCCACCCCGCACGCGTTCCCCCTGGAGCCCAGCCCCCTCCATGTGCCCGACGAGGTCCTCGACGACCTGCGCGCCCGCCTCGCCCTGACCCGTCCGCCGCTGGACGAGGGGAATGAGGACTGGTCCTACGGCGTCCCGGACAGCTATCTGCGTGAGCTGGTCGCCCACTGGCGGGACGGCTACGACTGGCGCAAGGCCGAGGCCGCCATCAACGCCTACGAGCACTACCGGGTGAGCGTCGCCGGTGTCCCGGTGCACTTCATGCGCAAGCCCGGCCGCGGCCCCCGCCCGGTCCCGCTGATCCTCACCCACGGCTGGCCGTGGACGTTCTGGCACTGGTCGAAGGTGATCGACCCGCTCGCCGACCCGGCCGCGTACGGCGGCGACCCCGCCGACGCGTTCGACGTCATCGTGCCGTCCCTGCCCGGCTTCGGCTTCCCCGGCCCGCTCACCGGCTTTCCCGACGTCAACTTCTGGAAGGTCTCCGACCTGTGGCACACCCTGATGACCGAGACCCTGGGCTACGGGAGATACGCCGCCGGGGGCTGCGACATCGGCGGGATCATCTCCAGCCAGCTCGGCCACAAGTACGCCGACCAGTTGTACGGCATCCACATCGGCTCCGGACTGCCGCTCGACTTCTTCACCGGCCCCCGCGCGTGGGACTTCGCCGGGAAGCGGCCCCTCACCGACGACCAGCCCGCCGACGTCCGCGCCCGCATCATCGAGCAGGACCACCGCTCCGCGTCCCACCTCGCGGTGCACATGCTCGACGGCGCCACCCTGGCCCACGGGCTGAGCGACTCACCCGCCGGACTGCTCGCGTGGCTGCTGGAGCGCTGGAACGCGTGGAGCGACAACGGCGGCGACGTCGAGTCCGTCTTCTCCAAGGACGACCTGCTCACCCACGCCACGATCTACTGGGTGAACAACTCCATCGCCACGTCGATGCGTTACTACGCCAACGCCAACCGCTACCCCTGGTCGCCGGCCCACGACCGCACCCCGGTCGTGCAGGCCCCGGTCGGCCTCACCTTCGTCACGTACGAGAACCCGCCCGGCATCCGCACCGCCGACGAGCGCGTCCGGGCCTTCAAGTCCGGCCCGCAGGCCGCTTGGTTCAACCACGTCAACGTCAACGCCCACGACCACGGCGGCCACTTCATCCCCTGGGAGAACCCCACCGCCTGGGTGACCGACCTGCGCCGCACCTTCCGTCCCCGCCGGCCCTGA